A genome region from Crossiella equi includes the following:
- a CDS encoding cytochrome P450, translated as MDVSSGTRQAAVVPGRLPLLGHTLPMLRDPLRFLTSLGAHGDVVKIFLGPVPVTVVTTPELALRLLAVDADKYDKGIAFDKMRPLFGNGLATSNGAFNQRQRRMVLPAFSRQRVAAYTESTITTLAGELRDSWSPGQVVELDMRMQDLVLGIAGRTLFATELGDDVLTEIKRSIPVMLENVLVRAFSPAFVEKLPIPGNRRFDEAAARLRAVIPEAILTARRQGGDHGDLLSVLLAARDEETGEAMTDEQIRDEVVTILTTGAETTAVALAWFFHEIAVRPEIERRFHAELDEVLGGRAPTYADLPDLVYTQRIVNEVLRRTPPIILMRRAREDVELGGVRIPAGTEVAVSQHTLHQNPEHFPDPARFDPDRWTPERMAALPKGAYMPFGAGARLCPGHHLAQVEVAMVAATLGARWRLVPVPGRKVYAKVKATMQPNQLPMTVQAR; from the coding sequence CGCTCGGCGCGCACGGCGACGTGGTCAAGATCTTCCTCGGCCCGGTGCCGGTGACCGTGGTGACCACACCCGAGCTGGCGCTGCGCCTGCTCGCGGTGGACGCGGACAAGTACGACAAGGGCATCGCCTTCGACAAGATGCGTCCGCTGTTCGGCAACGGCCTGGCCACCTCCAACGGCGCGTTCAACCAGCGCCAGCGCCGCATGGTGCTGCCCGCCTTCTCCCGCCAGCGCGTGGCGGCGTACACCGAGTCCACCATCACCACCCTCGCGGGTGAGCTCCGCGACTCGTGGTCGCCCGGCCAGGTGGTCGAGCTGGACATGCGCATGCAGGACCTCGTGCTCGGTATCGCCGGGCGCACCCTGTTCGCCACCGAGCTCGGCGACGACGTGCTCACCGAGATCAAGCGCTCGATCCCGGTGATGCTGGAGAACGTGCTCGTGCGCGCGTTCTCCCCGGCGTTCGTGGAGAAGTTGCCGATCCCGGGCAACCGCCGCTTCGACGAGGCCGCGGCCCGGCTGCGCGCGGTCATCCCGGAGGCCATCCTCACCGCGCGGCGGCAGGGCGGCGACCACGGCGACCTGCTCTCGGTGCTCCTCGCCGCGCGCGATGAGGAGACCGGCGAGGCCATGACCGACGAGCAGATCCGCGACGAGGTGGTCACCATCCTCACCACCGGCGCGGAGACCACCGCGGTCGCGCTGGCCTGGTTCTTCCACGAGATCGCGGTGCGACCCGAGATCGAGCGCCGCTTCCACGCCGAGCTGGACGAGGTCCTCGGCGGCCGCGCGCCGACCTACGCCGACCTGCCGGACCTGGTGTACACGCAGCGCATCGTCAACGAGGTGCTGCGCCGGACCCCGCCGATCATCCTGATGCGCCGCGCCCGCGAGGACGTGGAGCTGGGCGGCGTGCGGATCCCGGCCGGGACCGAGGTCGCGGTCAGCCAGCACACGCTGCACCAGAACCCGGAGCACTTCCCGGACCCCGCGCGGTTCGACCCCGACCGGTGGACCCCCGAACGGATGGCGGCGTTGCCGAAGGGCGCGTATATGCCGTTCGGTGCGGGCGCCCGCCTGTGCCCCGGGCACCACCTCGCGCAGGTCGAGGTGGCCATGGTGGCCGCCACGCTGGGCGCGCGCTGGCGCCTGGTCCCGGTGCCGGGGCGCAAGGTGTACGCCAAGGTCAAGGCGACCATGCAGCCGAACCAGCTGCCGATGACCGTGCAGGCGCGGTAG
- a CDS encoding alpha/beta hydrolase: protein MRLLPKLIAVASTCALLFSGAVATAPVAAANPVSCTVLDLPVTGPGLLPLLPGLPATIQGQLCLPQGTTPPVVQLLVHGGTYNRAYWDLPYQPDRYSYQRDMAKAGFATFAVDRLGTGKSSKPLSIPMLLDAEADSLHQVITHLRKGTVGGRPFQKVVIVGHSVGSGIVAAEAAKYKDVDGVILTGMTHLPALPVLGLGAALGIGPALLDPVLGKRGTDPLWFATRPGARGPLFYHAPNADPKAIKADEDTKDVVSVPGMGTVAVFGIILPTTLGINVPVFQAVGQKDILFCGLLALRDCTSGKTLRPAEAPYYSPAAKLETYTLPNAGHSLGLHKNAHEYREATRVWLRKHVGA from the coding sequence GTGAGACTGCTACCGAAGCTGATCGCGGTCGCGTCGACGTGCGCCCTGCTCTTCTCCGGAGCGGTCGCCACTGCCCCCGTGGCGGCGGCGAACCCCGTGAGCTGCACGGTCCTCGACCTGCCGGTCACCGGCCCCGGGCTGCTCCCGCTGCTGCCCGGTTTGCCCGCCACCATCCAGGGCCAGCTGTGCCTGCCGCAGGGCACGACCCCGCCGGTGGTGCAGCTGCTGGTGCACGGCGGCACGTACAACCGGGCGTACTGGGACCTGCCGTACCAGCCTGACCGGTACTCCTACCAGCGCGACATGGCCAAGGCGGGCTTCGCCACCTTCGCCGTGGACCGCCTGGGCACCGGCAAGTCCAGCAAGCCGCTCAGCATCCCGATGCTGCTGGACGCCGAGGCCGACTCGCTGCACCAGGTGATCACGCACCTGCGCAAGGGCACGGTCGGCGGCAGGCCGTTCCAGAAGGTCGTCATCGTGGGCCACTCGGTGGGCTCGGGCATCGTGGCGGCGGAGGCGGCCAAGTACAAGGACGTCGACGGCGTCATCCTCACCGGCATGACCCACCTGCCCGCCCTGCCGGTGCTGGGCCTGGGCGCGGCGCTGGGCATCGGCCCGGCCCTGCTCGACCCGGTGCTGGGCAAGCGCGGCACGGACCCGCTGTGGTTCGCCACCCGGCCGGGCGCGCGCGGTCCGCTGTTCTACCACGCCCCCAACGCCGACCCGAAGGCCATCAAGGCCGACGAGGACACCAAGGACGTGGTGTCGGTGCCAGGCATGGGCACGGTGGCGGTGTTCGGCATCATCCTGCCGACCACGCTGGGCATCAACGTGCCGGTGTTCCAGGCGGTGGGCCAGAAGGACATCCTGTTCTGCGGCCTGCTCGCGCTGCGCGACTGCACCTCCGGCAAGACGCTGCGGCCCGCCGAGGCGCCGTACTACTCGCCCGCGGCCAAGCTGGAGACCTACACCCTGCCCAACGCGGGGCACTCGCTCGGCCTGCACAAGAACGCGCACGAGTACCGCGAGGCCACCCGCGTGTGGCTGCGCAAGCACGTCGGGGCCTGA